ACATATTCGGAGACCTGGAAGCAGAGAGACCTTGGAATCTTCAGAGTTAAAAGTTTATCCACCTATTTACAGTCATAGTTTACATAATATTTATTATGGGACAATACGGTTGTGTCTAATTCCACTAAACTGTTGTTTCACGTGCCTTTATCGCTATTACTCAATCACCTTTACTTCCGTAATAACCGGCGGCAACCGAAAATTCTTACTGCCTTCGTACCAACCGGTATTCTTGGCTAATTTGATCTTTATCTGAACCAATACCACATTGTAAAGCTCATTGCCCTCAATTACCCCGTTATCGTCCAGATCCACTTCCTCCAGCCATAATTCCGGGGCCATGGACATGGCTTCCATTTTCTTGGGCATATAAAGGAACCGGCACTCGATAACTTTTACCCCGGCCGGGAATTGCCGGGCCTGGTCAAGATAAAGCATGCTGTCGGCAGAGTCCCAGACTGCGATCACGGAATCCCCGTTTTGCCGGATAACGGTCAGGCTGCTTGCAGTTCCTCCGATCCAACCGAACGATGACGACAGCTGGTTTTCAATGCGTTTAAAAGCTGCATTACACTCATTACCCAACAGGATATTGGTCTGTTGCTTTTGCACCGACCGGCTGAAATTGACCATAACGCTGATTATGGCGCCGACCACGATGGAAAATACAACCAGCGCTATCATCATTTCGATCAGGCTGAATGCCCTGGCCGAAAATCTATTTTGGTTTGTTTTATGACTATGCATTGTTCGTAACTTTTAAGCCTTTTATTCATTACACTAAGCCACCAAGCACGCAAAGATATTTCTTTGGCAAATTGCCACGATTAACCTGCACATGAGTGTCCGCCTTGAAACATAATTGATAAGCCTCTCTGCGACTTTTGATCTTTGTGTGAGATTTATTTGATGAATAGTTTCCGTTTTCTTGTATAAAAGTTTGAAGTTATTCCTCAAGCGTCCCAATTACGGGACCCAAACTCTCCATTGGGCGCTTGCAATATTACCGGGCTTTGCACGGGATGCCTTTCAACAGTCAGGCCGTTCTGGGCAATCGCCACATAAAAGCTGATAGTTTCTCCCGGCCCGGCTCCGATCGCCGTAAATGGTATCATGACCTCTATTATTTTTCCGAGAACTGATTTAACTCCGTTCTCATTCTCCGGGTCATTAAATTTTACGGGGATGGTCTTGGCCGGCTGGCCCTGAAATTCCAGATTTATGCTCAAACCCAGGATCTCGTTTTCATCAGCCTTTTTATGGGGGTCAAGCCGGAGATATAAATTGTCCTGATCAAAGCCAAAATGGACAGTTTCCAGCAGGCTTTGTCCCCGGTGCATGGTCCCGCCGTCCTGTTTAATGTTGTACATCCCGGATCCCGCCCATTCATAAAAATCGCTGACCCGGCCGTCTATGACTGGCGAAATGAAATCTATTGGCTGGTTTATCAGAATATCCAGGCTCTTGCCATGGGAAATAGGGCTGAACAGCTCTTTGGGAGCTTCCACATTAAGCAGTTTGTATATCCTCTGCAAATGACTGCGGTAAAGGATATCAAAACCCTCCAAGTTCTCGCTGGAAAAATTTCCTCCGTACCACCAGCACCAATCGCTGCCCTCGGCGATATGCAGTTCCCTGGTGATCTCCGCCATTACTGCTGAGTCTACCGCATCCTTCTTCCGTTCAATGGCCTGCCGGGCTGCCAGCAGCAGGTTCCAGGCCCGGTTGTCCTCCTCCTGGCCGATCCAGATGGAGAAATCATGGTTGATCCAGGAACCAGGAAAAATCTTTTTCATTGTCCCTGGTTCGGGATTTTGTTCCAGGTACTGGCTGAAAGTGCAGCAGTTCAGTTTGGGGCTTCGGGACAATTGCTGATACAGCTGCTCCAGGAATATCTGCCCGTCAGCGGGATAAGATTCCCAGGCATTCTCACCGTCCAGGATGACCGGGACGATGTGATCCCCCGCCCTGCTGCCGAACGATTCAGCTTTCTTCTCCAGGCGTCTCACCAGGTCCCGGGCCGCAGCCTGGCCGTCCCATCCATAATATGTAAAACCTATCAGGTCGGAAAGCTGCTGGTCGCGGAAGAATAACCGGGCGCCGTCCGCCTGCTCCCAGAGGTGGGAACGGTAAAACAGTCCGGCTTCGCCCGGGTTATCCCGGTTGCGGCCGGCTTTGCCCTGGCTTTGCTCCCATACTTGCTCATCGGTGGCCAGCCACTTTATTCCGGCCTGCCGAATCAGTTCCACCGTCTTTTCGCTGACGCTGCCTTCGGAGGGCCACATCCCCGCCGGCCGCCGGCCGAATAACTTTTCCATGTAATCCAGCCCGTTGTCTATTTGCGCCTTGGCATCAGCCGGATAACTGAATCTTTCGGGCAGAGGTGCCGCCGGCATGCACTCCCGGGCTGTTTCGGTATCGCACAGTAAAGGCAGGATGGGATGATAAAACGGCGATGCGGATATCTCTATGGCCTTTTGACCCCAGGCCTTTTTATAAGCCGGGATAATGCTTTTTAGGATATCCATCTGCTGCTTTAAAAGCCAATCCTTGTCCTCCGGGGTAAAGTTTTTTCCCTTGGCTTTAAGCCTGGCCAATTCCGGTTGTTCCTTAAAATGCAGGGGATCTATCCAGCAAAGGTTGAACCAGACCATCAGATCCAGGATGTCCTGATCGGTAAAGCGCTGGCTGATCTTAGCCAGGCCCGAAGAATGAAAATGCCTCCCCCTTTTCTCCAATAAGGCCAGATACCTGGGATGGGGTTCTACCATGTTGGGCCAGTGGGCCATAAAAAAATCTTTGAGCACAA
The window above is part of the candidate division TA06 bacterium genome. Proteins encoded here:
- a CDS encoding type II secretion system protein, producing the protein MHSHKTNQNRFSARAFSLIEMMIALVVFSIVVGAIISVMVNFSRSVQKQQTNILLGNECNAAFKRIENQLSSSFGWIGGTASSLTVIRQNGDSVIAVWDSADSMLYLDQARQFPAGVKVIECRFLYMPKKMEAMSMAPELWLEEVDLDDNGVIEGNELYNVVLVQIKIKLAKNTGWYEGSKNFRLPPVITEVKVIE